The genomic DNA CGACCGGGGATATTCACTGCTCAAGCTCCCCGGCGGCGAACTCATTCGTTCAGCGGCCCAGGTTCCCAAGGGGACACTCATTGAGGGAATTCTCGCTCAGGGACGCATGGTCGCGCAGGTCGTGGGGTCTACCGCAGGAGGAACACCCCCGGAACCTGAGGATTCCCCCTCGTAACCGCTCTTAGCCACCGCGACGACTGACAACGCACCACACACTTAGACGAAGGAACTGAACTCATGGCCGATACCACCCCACTCCCCGATCCCTCGACTTTGGGATACGAGGCCGCACGCGACGAACTCGTGACTATCGTGCGTACTCTCGAATCGGGACAGTCCCCACTTGAAGACACTCTTGCGCTGTGGGAGCGCGGTGAAGCTCTCGCGCAGCGCTGCCGAGCGATTCTCTCCGGCGCCCAGGAACGTCTCGACAGTGTGACCGCCAAACAGGCTGGAACCTCTACGGATGCCTGATGAGGCCTCCTGGATGGACGGCGCGAGAATCTGTCACGAAAAATCTGCTTCGCCCAGTAAACTGGGATGAAAAGGCGCGTTGCGTCACCGGTGCCGCATCTTAGAAAGAGTTCTCATGGATCTGGAAAAAGACCCTCATGTCCTCGCGATCGGCGAGTCTCTCATCGATATTGTCTACCCCGCAGGCAAGCCTGAAGAAGCGGAGAAGCACCCCGGTGGGTCTCCCGCCAATGTTGCGATGACGCTCGGGCGTTTGGGGCGTCCCGTTGTGCTCCAGACGTGGTTTGGTCAAGATGAGCACGGTCGGATGATCAACGACCACTTCACAGCGTCGAACGTTGTCATCACCGCTGAGTCGCATGGGGCTCACCACACGACCACCGCAGCCGCCGAATTGGATGAGAAAGGTGCCGCAACGTACACCTTCGATTTCGATTGGAATCCAACAACACCGATTCACGTCGGCGCTGGTGCACGTATCATCCACGCCGGGTCGATCTCCGCTGCTCAGGAGCCTGGTGCTTCCGCTGTTCTTGAGGCACTTGAGCGTGGGCGTTCTCGCGCCCTGATCACCTACGATCCCAATGCCCGGCCCTCAATCATGGGGTCTCCTCACCAGGCTCTGGCGCTTGTTGAAAAGTTTGTTGCTCAGTCTGACCTGATCAAAGTGTCTGACGAAGACATCGCGTGGCTGACAGGATCGCATGACCTCGACACAACGATCGACCGGTGGCTGGGAATGGGACCGTCCGTAATCATTGTGACCCGCGGAAAAGAAGGCGGCCTTGCAGTGACGCGCTCGGGCATCCGGATGGCTCACACACCCAAGGATGTCACCGTCGTTGACACCGTCGGAGCTGGTGACTCGTTCATGGGGGGTATCCTCGATTCCCTGTGGAGTCTAGGGCTGACAGGAGCCGAGGCTCGCGAAGCTCTCAGCAGGATCAGTGAAGACACGGTGTCGCAGATCCTTGAACGTGCGTCCAGTGTTTCCGATGTGACGGTGTCACGCGCGGGAGCAAATCCGCCGTGGGCGCATGAGCTGAACTGATTCTGTACTGATTGTTCGCAGTCGCTGACGCAGTAGGTGGCGTCCGAGGCTTTCCTTAGCCTCGGAGGCCACCGTCATCGTCCTCGTCGACGCTCCCGTTGGGCGTAGGAACGGAGCGCACGAAGGAAGTCGATTCGGCGGAAATCAGGCCAGTAGGCCTCACAAAAATAGAACTCCGAATGAACAGACTGCCACAGCATGAACCCGGAGAGGCGTTGCTCACCCGATGTGCGGATCACTAAGTCGGGATCAGGTTGGTCCTTCGTGTACAGGTGGTCTGCGATGTCCCCATCCGTGAGCGACTGAGCAATATCGTTGAGAGTGCGCCCATCCGCTGCGGCCTCCCGTAGGAGAGAACGCACGGCCTCGGTAATTTCATGACGACCGCCGTAGCCAACTGCAACGTTGACTTGCAGCCCCTCGATTGTTTGAGTCGACGCAACGGCATCCCGCAGAGCAGCGGCAACTGGGTCGGGCAGGAGGCTGAGGTCGCCGACGATCCTCAAGTGCCATTTCTTCTGTTGCGCGAGCGCTTCAACGGCCTGCACGATGATCGCCAGGAGTTTGTCTAATTCTTCGGCGTTACGTTGGAGATTGTCGGTCGAAAGCAGCCAGAGGGTCACGATCGACACGCCTGCGTCCTCGGCCCATCCGAGGAATTCTGAGATTTTCCCCGCACCCGCGCGGTGTCCCTGCGACGCGGAGGCTCCCAGCGCTTTTGCCCACCGGCGGTTTCCGTCAAGGATGACGCCGATATGCTCGGGAACTTGGGCGCCGTGAAGTTCGGCGCGGAGCTGTCGTTCGTAGATGTCGTAGAGCACGTTCCACCGCGTCATCTATCGCTCCGTTCTGCTCGTCCCGTACACCCGGCTCATTCTGGTGACTCGCGCTCTCGCGCTTCAACGGCCATACTACTGGCTAGGGTAGCGCGGATCACCAGGGAGCGCGTCACACCGACGGTCGGTGTGCGTCGAAGAGGTCGCGGTTGTGTCTCGTATTAACCTACGATGGAGTAACTTACGATATCGTAGGTTGTAACATCGTCGGTTCAAGGGAAGACCTATGAAGAACGCTTCTTTGACTCCCAGATCATGGATCCCCGATCAGCTCGTGGCAATCAAGCCTCACCTGCGCGGATGGTTCCATCTCGTGACCGCACCCCTGTCTCTTGCGGCCTCGATCGTCCTCATTTGCCTGGCTCCCACGGCCGCAGAAAAATGGGCGTCCGCTGTCTACCTGACAACGTCGCTTGTTCTTTTTGGCGTGTCTGCGACCTACCATCGTTTCTACTGGGCCCCGAGGTGGGAGACCGTGTGGCGGCGCCTCGACCACTCAAATATCTTCCTCCTCATTGCCGGCACCTACACACCGCTGACGATTTCGCTTCTCAACCGGCACGACGCAACGGTCCTCCTCCTCATCGTGTGGATCGGCTCCATCATCGGCATCCTTCTCCAACTGTTCTGGCCAACCGCACCGCGACTGCTGTCAACGCTCGTTTACGTTGCTCTCGGATGGGTTGCCGTTGCCTACCTTCCGCAGCTGTGGATGGCTGGCGGGCCCGTCGTGGTCTGGTTGATCATCGCCGGCGGCCTCCTCTACACCCTCGGCGCCCTTGTGTACGGATTCAAGAAACCCGATCCGTGGCCCACATGGTTCGGATTCCACGAGATTTTCCATACATTCACCGTTTTGGCGTGGGCCTGTCACTGCGTGGCCGTCTACTTCGCAGTTCTGAGTTGAGTGTTAATTGACGAGGACGAACAGGCGCCTTGTCCGTCCTCGTCCCCTTCGCCCGTTGATGGGCGACAACACCCGCCGCGTTACAACTCCCAGGAAAATTGTGGCCAACCGGTTATAATAGTGTGGATTCTTACGCCGGCACCCCAGCGGTGCCGGTCCTTTTCTTTGGAGGAAACAGTGGCCGATACACAGTGGCTGACACAGGCGCAGTACGACCTGCTCAAGGCCGAACTCGCTGACCGCATTGTCAAGCGCGGCGAAATTGCACGCCTCATCGACGCTGCACGCCAAGAAGGTGATCTGCGCGAAAACGGCGGCTACCACGCTGCTCGCAACGAACAGTCGATGAATGAAACCCGCATCCAGGCTCTTGAGGAGATGCTCGAACACGCCGAAGTTGGGGAAACCCCCGCAGACGACGGCATCGTTGAGCCAGGCATGGTTGTTCGAGCGATTGTTGCCGGTCGTGAACAGGAGTTCCTCCTGGGCTCGCGCGACGCCGGCGGCGATCTTGGAGTTCAAGTATTCTCAGCTCAGGCTCCGCTTGGTGCAGCCGTCATCGGGCATAAACCCGGCGATAAGCTGAGCTATGAGGCCCCCAACGGTCGCGTCATCGAGGTTGAAATCCTCGCAGCCACGCCTTTCAAGGGCTGATGCCCGCCGTCATCCTCATCGCTCAACGCGGGCATTTGCCTTCGTGAGCGAGAGGTGAAAACCCCTGATCATATATACGTGTGGCCCTCGGACAGTGTCCGAGGGCCACAGTGCTTTCCGATTCACCGTCTAACGCGTCGGCGACTCAGGCTCATCTGATGGAGCGTCACTCGCAGCGCTGCTCGATCCCGTCGATGTCTCCCCCGTCGACTGTGAGGCCGATGAAGAAGCATCCGACGACGATCCCGGCTCAGCATCGTGGGATGCACCCGAACCCGAAGCGTCAGACGACGTCGAGGATTGAGTGTCAGCCGCGTTGTCTGCGTGTGCATTATTCGCGGACTCCGCTCCGTCGTGGGCCTCGCTCGCAGCCACCTGATGCTCTTTCGTGCCATAGGTGGCGCTCACCATTTCCTCAAGCAACCCCGGAGCCCCACCTGGGCGACGCTGATCTGTCTGAAGATCCGGCATCGGATCGTAGCCGTGCAGGTAGAGGAAGGTTGCGTTGATGAACGCCGCGATCGGCACACCGAAAATTGCACCCGGAATACCTGCGATTGATCCCCCGGCTGTGACAACCAGGAGCACCGCCATCGGGTGGAGGGACACGGCGTGGGACATGAGGAGGGGCTGAAGAATGTTCGATTCGACCTGCTGGACCGCCAGAATAATGACGAGCATGATGATGCCGGCTGTCAGCCCTTGGTCAACGAGGGCCACAAACACCACCATTGCACCGGAAACCAACGCACCAATGATCGGAATGAATGAGGCGAAGAAGACGACGACAACAATCGGAATGACCATCGGGAGACCCAGGAAGAACGCTCCCAGGCCAATGCCGATGGCGTCGATTGCTGCAACCTGGATCTGCGTGCGCACGTAGGACCCGAGAGTGACCCAGCCGCGAATCGCTGATTCGTGCAGCGGGACACGTGCCGGAGCCGGGAAGAGTCTGACAACCCACAGCCAGATACGGCGACCGTCTTTGAGGAAGAAAAACAGACAGAACAGGACAATAAGCGTCGAGGAGAGGACCCCGGCCACCGAAGACGTCACCGAGAGAGCACCCGAGGCCAGAGTGGAACTATTGGACTGCGCCCACTGCGTGATCTCCTCTTGGGCTGTTTTCAAGCCGTTGTCGATGAAACCGGAATCGAGTTTCAGAGGACCTTCTTGGATCCACGTGACGAACTTCTGAATACCGTCCGTTGTTCTGTTGAACAGGCGTGGCATCTGCTGGAAAATCTCGTTACCCGCCTGAGACAGCGCCGCAACGAGGAGGACGAGGGTGCTCAGAAGGCCGAGGACGGCAGCGAGCGTGCGCGGCAGGTGGAGTTTACGGACCATCCAGCCGACAAAGGGTTCAAGAAGAACCGCCAGGAGCAATGCCACTGCCACCGGCATGATGACCATCGAGAGCTGCATACCGGCCCATACGATGCCCACCGCGGCAACCGCAACGACAATGACCCGCCACGAGAAGGCTGCTGCAACCCTCAGTGTCCACGGGACCGCCGTGCCCGCATCACCGTGCGGAGTCTCCGGCCCCTCTCGGAAGGACACTTCTTCCTGAATTCCTTGGCTCCCACGATCTGAAAGCTGAGAAACGAAGCGGTCAAAAACCTGAACCAGGTTCCACTTCGCCCGAGCAGTTTCACCACTCATTGACTGTCTCCCTTCGGCAGTCGGTTACATCAGCCTAGCGGGGATGGAATACCCCCGCAGAAAAGCCCATCACCGTGGGAACCTCCCCCCGGAAACATCCGTTTCCGGGGCCGTCCTCGTCCTCGACAATACGGCGATGGAGCGTGAAAGCTACTCGGAAACTCCGATGATGTCGGTGACGAACACGAGAGTGTCACCGCCGCGAATCCCCGCCTGCGGGACTCCTCGGTCCCCGTAGCCGTACTCGGAAGGGATCGACAGAAGAACCCGTGATCCGACGCGCTGACCAACGAGGCCGTCATCCCATCCGCGAATCACCATGCCCACACCGATCTGGAAGGACAGTGCCTGGCCGCGGTCGTAGGAATTGTCGAAGACCTCGCCGTCAAAGACCTGACCGAGGTAGTGGCAGTGGATGGTGTCGCCGGCTTCAACGACCTGGCCATCACCCTCTAAGAGAACCTCAACGAGGAGCTCATCCGACGGGGAATTCTCGAAGGACAGCTCTGGTTTACGACCGAAATCACCGGTCACCGTAATGTTTTCCATTGTTCCTCACTTGTGAGACGACAAATTACTTTGCGAGTCACTCGCTGCGTAGATAGGACAGGATACGGAGAATTTCCACGTACATCCACACGATTGTCAGCATCAGACCGAAGGCACACGACCAGGCGTAGCTGCGGGGAACTGCGCGTTCGACGCCCTCGCGAACGTTATCGAAGTCCTGGATCAGGCAGACCGCACCGACGAAAACGGCGAAGACTCCGATGATTACTCCCAGCGGAATCCCGAGGATCGACATGGACTCGAAACCACCGATGAGCCCCGGGGCAACAAAAGACAGCACCCACGCGGCGAGCCGGTAGACGACGATGCCGATGAGCGAGATCAAGGCGAAACGTGCGAGCTTCGGAGAGTTACGGACCTTGCCGGAAGCAAAAAGCCCCAGCGTCACGAGGAAGACAACGAGCGTTGCGAGGACCGCTTGGATGACGATTCCGGGGAAGACTGCTTCCAACACCATCGAGATCGCACCCAGTGCAAGGCCCTCGAGGACGGCGTAGAGAAGAACCATCGCCGGACGAATTGTCTTCGAGAAGGTGTTGACCAGGGCGACAACGAGCGCGAGGATCGACCCTCCTGCCGCGAGGACCACAGCGAGGCCGGGGTTCGTCAGGCACAGCCACCCACCCACCGTTGCCCCGGCAAGGAGAAGCAGCAGAGAGATCCCTGTTTTGACAATGACGTCGTCGTAGGTCAGTGCACCGCGATCAACAGCATCGGCCGATGGGGCGCTCATCATGTGCTCGAAGGAACGCATGTCCTCAGCTGAGGTGGCGTTCCCCGGAACCGGAGCCCCGGCGTTTCCTTGCGGGTTTTGCGAGGCGTACTCAGGGACGTTCCCTGCGACGGCTCCCCCTGTGGAAGAGGGGTGTGCCTGACCTGGCTGGTATCCGGGCATCGTGGGGTACCCGTTGGGGGTACGTGATGGTGGTGTCGTACGTGCCCATTCGGTTTCAAGGCGGTCAAAAACGGGGTTTGCCATAGGCGTGCAGCCTCCTGGGGTTGCGTGATGATCTTGCGATACTGTGCTCTATCGTCGCACGTTGACACGTACTGGCGCACAACGAAAACTTCCTCGGCACATCACTCCGGGGAAAACCAGGGACGAAACCGCCCGCGCATCCTCACGTACCCCCGGCGGGATTCGAACCCGCAACACGCTGATTTTAAGTCAGCTGCCTCTGCCAATTGGGCTACGGGGGCAACGCCGGCAAGTCTAGCAAGCTGCGGCTTGATCTCCTCGACGTTCACATCATGGACAGAGCAATCCCGTCGAGAATGTCATGTTCCGACGTCACTGTGTGATCAATGACCGTGCCCTCAGTTGCGGCTTCGGCGACAACGCGTGCAACGATCCGACTCCAGATCAACGAGCCAGCGGCGATGACGTCCTCGCGTCCCTGCGGCATAAATCCCAGTGCTGCCTTGACTGGAATCGGTTGATCCACCATGAAACGCACGGCCTCGCTCACCGTGTCGAGGCTCAGACGCGCCCCGTGGATACGTTCAGGCTGATAGGAGGTCAGGCCCAGCGCCTGCGCCGTCACCGTTGTCACAGTTCCTGCCACTCCGACGAGGGTTTTGACTTTCGGGAAGTCAACGACCCGAGCCGCCGCATCTAACTGGCCATCAATCCATTCAATAGCTTGATGTTGAGCAGTTTCGGGGATTCCCTGATCCGGTGGGCACTGGGAGAAGAATTTCTCCGTGACTCGCACCCCTCCCATATCCACCGAGATTGCCTGCCGGACGCTTGTTGATCCGAGAACAAATTCCGTGGACCCACCGCCGATATCAACAACGAGCATCGGCATGGCAGCTCCATCGCTCAGACCCGTCACCGCTCCGGCGAAGGAGAGAGAGGCCTCTTCCGTTCCCTCAATGACTTCGGGTTCAACTCCAAGCACCTGGCGAATGGCCTGCACAAAGTCATCACGGTTGCGAGCATCCCTGCTAGCTGACGTTGCAACAAAGCGAATTTTTTCCGCTCCGAGCCTCTCAATCATTCGGCGATATTCGGTCGCCGCTTCCACGGTGCGTTCAATGGCCTGCGGATCAAGCACCCCCGTGCGGTCGACATCTTGTCCTAACCGCACGATCCGCATCTGACGCGTGAGGTCCGAAATGCGGGGACGACCATCGGGGTCTCCCGGTTCGACATCGGCAACAAGAAGCCGGATCGAATTTGTTCCACAGTCAATAGCAGCTACGCGAGTCACCCGAAGATTCTCCCACACGCTGCCCGAACCACGGATTCAATGTCACCGCATCGGCATGTGAGAAGACTCCAGTCACAGGTAGGTCACGTGCGGACATTGACTGCGCGAGGAGCATCTATTGGTCTATATATTGCGAGGTTCGTCATGATCGCACCAGATTGCGGCGTCGTCCTCGTTAATACCACGGCAGCACCGCGTCACCCGGCGCTCAGCACGAACACCTGTCGGGATGCCACAGTCCCCGCCTGACCATCTCGTCTAGCGCCCAGTCACCAATGGGATTGACGCCGCGCCCTGCGGCAAGCGCATGACCCACAAGCGCATGAAGACATTTGACGCGCGTCGGCATTCCTCCGGCAGAGATCCCGGCGATTTCCTCGACCTCACCAAGGGCTGAGCGCCGACGAAGATAATCTTCATGCGCCAGCGCGTAGCGTTCCCGAATTGACTCATCGCGAGCAAGCATCTCGTTGAGAAATTCCATCACCTGCTCAGCTTCCAAGGTCGAACATCCCTTCACCGCCCCCGGGTGCGTGAGGTAGAAAGTCGTGGGGAACGGAGAGCCGTCCTCAAGCCTCGGCGCGGTGGCAACAACCGTTGGCCGTCCACACACGCATCTCGCTGCGATGCCTACAACTCCTCGGGGGATGCGTCCCAGTTGTTCTTCAAGTACCTGGAGGTCAGCCTCCGTGAGCGTCCACGACGCATCGTGCGTGC from Schaalia sp. ZJ405 includes the following:
- a CDS encoding exodeoxyribonuclease VII small subunit — protein: MADTTPLPDPSTLGYEAARDELVTIVRTLESGQSPLEDTLALWERGEALAQRCRAILSGAQERLDSVTAKQAGTSTDA
- a CDS encoding carbohydrate kinase family protein, with the protein product MDLEKDPHVLAIGESLIDIVYPAGKPEEAEKHPGGSPANVAMTLGRLGRPVVLQTWFGQDEHGRMINDHFTASNVVITAESHGAHHTTTAAAELDEKGAATYTFDFDWNPTTPIHVGAGARIIHAGSISAAQEPGASAVLEALERGRSRALITYDPNARPSIMGSPHQALALVEKFVAQSDLIKVSDEDIAWLTGSHDLDTTIDRWLGMGPSVIIVTRGKEGGLAVTRSGIRMAHTPKDVTVVDTVGAGDSFMGGILDSLWSLGLTGAEAREALSRISEDTVSQILERASSVSDVTVSRAGANPPWAHELN
- a CDS encoding isoprenyl transferase translates to MTRWNVLYDIYERQLRAELHGAQVPEHIGVILDGNRRWAKALGASASQGHRAGAGKISEFLGWAEDAGVSIVTLWLLSTDNLQRNAEELDKLLAIIVQAVEALAQQKKWHLRIVGDLSLLPDPVAAALRDAVASTQTIEGLQVNVAVGYGGRHEITEAVRSLLREAAADGRTLNDIAQSLTDGDIADHLYTKDQPDPDLVIRTSGEQRLSGFMLWQSVHSEFYFCEAYWPDFRRIDFLRALRSYAQRERRRGR
- the trhA gene encoding PAQR family membrane homeostasis protein TrhA; translated protein: MKNASLTPRSWIPDQLVAIKPHLRGWFHLVTAPLSLAASIVLICLAPTAAEKWASAVYLTTSLVLFGVSATYHRFYWAPRWETVWRRLDHSNIFLLIAGTYTPLTISLLNRHDATVLLLIVWIGSIIGILLQLFWPTAPRLLSTLVYVALGWVAVAYLPQLWMAGGPVVVWLIIAGGLLYTLGALVYGFKKPDPWPTWFGFHEIFHTFTVLAWACHCVAVYFAVLS
- the greA gene encoding transcription elongation factor GreA encodes the protein MADTQWLTQAQYDLLKAELADRIVKRGEIARLIDAARQEGDLRENGGYHAARNEQSMNETRIQALEEMLEHAEVGETPADDGIVEPGMVVRAIVAGREQEFLLGSRDAGGDLGVQVFSAQAPLGAAVIGHKPGDKLSYEAPNGRVIEVEILAATPFKG
- a CDS encoding AI-2E family transporter, which encodes MSGETARAKWNLVQVFDRFVSQLSDRGSQGIQEEVSFREGPETPHGDAGTAVPWTLRVAAAFSWRVIVVAVAAVGIVWAGMQLSMVIMPVAVALLLAVLLEPFVGWMVRKLHLPRTLAAVLGLLSTLVLLVAALSQAGNEIFQQMPRLFNRTTDGIQKFVTWIQEGPLKLDSGFIDNGLKTAQEEITQWAQSNSSTLASGALSVTSSVAGVLSSTLIVLFCLFFFLKDGRRIWLWVVRLFPAPARVPLHESAIRGWVTLGSYVRTQIQVAAIDAIGIGLGAFFLGLPMVIPIVVVVFFASFIPIIGALVSGAMVVFVALVDQGLTAGIIMLVIILAVQQVESNILQPLLMSHAVSLHPMAVLLVVTAGGSIAGIPGAIFGVPIAAFINATFLYLHGYDPMPDLQTDQRRPGGAPGLLEEMVSATYGTKEHQVAASEAHDGAESANNAHADNAADTQSSTSSDASGSGASHDAEPGSSSDASSSASQSTGETSTGSSSAASDAPSDEPESPTR
- a CDS encoding FKBP-type peptidyl-prolyl cis-trans isomerase produces the protein MENITVTGDFGRKPELSFENSPSDELLVEVLLEGDGQVVEAGDTIHCHYLGQVFDGEVFDNSYDRGQALSFQIGVGMVIRGWDDGLVGQRVGSRVLLSIPSEYGYGDRGVPQAGIRGGDTLVFVTDIIGVSE
- a CDS encoding Bax inhibitor-1/YccA family protein is translated as MANPVFDRLETEWARTTPPSRTPNGYPTMPGYQPGQAHPSSTGGAVAGNVPEYASQNPQGNAGAPVPGNATSAEDMRSFEHMMSAPSADAVDRGALTYDDVIVKTGISLLLLLAGATVGGWLCLTNPGLAVVLAAGGSILALVVALVNTFSKTIRPAMVLLYAVLEGLALGAISMVLEAVFPGIVIQAVLATLVVFLVTLGLFASGKVRNSPKLARFALISLIGIVVYRLAAWVLSFVAPGLIGGFESMSILGIPLGVIIGVFAVFVGAVCLIQDFDNVREGVERAVPRSYAWSCAFGLMLTIVWMYVEILRILSYLRSE
- a CDS encoding Ppx/GppA phosphatase family protein; the encoded protein is MTRVAAIDCGTNSIRLLVADVEPGDPDGRPRISDLTRQMRIVRLGQDVDRTGVLDPQAIERTVEAATEYRRMIERLGAEKIRFVATSASRDARNRDDFVQAIRQVLGVEPEVIEGTEEASLSFAGAVTGLSDGAAMPMLVVDIGGGSTEFVLGSTSVRQAISVDMGGVRVTEKFFSQCPPDQGIPETAQHQAIEWIDGQLDAAARVVDFPKVKTLVGVAGTVTTVTAQALGLTSYQPERIHGARLSLDTVSEAVRFMVDQPIPVKAALGFMPQGREDVIAAGSLIWSRIVARVVAEAATEGTVIDHTVTSEHDILDGIALSMM
- a CDS encoding DUF501 domain-containing protein; the protein is MTSEDTGTHDASWTLTEADLQVLEEQLGRIPRGVVGIAARCVCGRPTVVATAPRLEDGSPFPTTFYLTHPGAVKGCSTLEAEQVMEFLNEMLARDESIRERYALAHEDYLRRRSALGEVEEIAGISAGGMPTRVKCLHALVGHALAAGRGVNPIGDWALDEMVRRGLWHPDRCSC